From a single Rutidosis leptorrhynchoides isolate AG116_Rl617_1_P2 chromosome 5, CSIRO_AGI_Rlap_v1, whole genome shotgun sequence genomic region:
- the LOC139848647 gene encoding coronatine-insensitive protein 1-like, which produces MAMEEIYNRNIHVVFDCVIPFINDRNSLSLICRKSCDIEGKTRQHVTVDTHYATSPSRFCQRFPLIRSLTLHGTPEVDDHHVVFITPWVQQITSSLYLLNSVCFQTLFLSDSDIQLLAQTRGKQLRVIELSQCAGFSRLGLFHIGKYCNNLRDLCLFHNKIDENGESWLRELGSRNTVIEKLNFQGVNFDIKDLVNVAKSCSRLVSVKIDCCDFIHLVEFFWYAVNLEEFGGGEFSDDHKDEYNYSFKLS; this is translated from the coding sequence ATGGCCATGGAAGAGATTTATAATCGTAATATCCACGTAGTTTTCGACTGTGTTATACCCTTCATAAACGACCGCAACAGTTTATCTTTAATCTGTCGAAAATCCTGTGATATAGAGGGCAAGACACGCCAGCATGTCACCGTCGATACTCATTATGCCACGTCACCATCACGCTTTTGTCAACGTTTTCCTCTAATTCGATCACTAACCCTGCATGGAACACCCGAGGTGGATGATCATCATGTCGTGTTCATCACTCCATGGGTTCAACAAATCACTTCATCTTTATATCTCTTAAATTCGGTATGTTTCCAAACTTTGTTTCTAAGTGATTCTGATATTCAGTTATTGGCTCAAACACGTGGCAAACAGCTTCGCGTAATTGAGCTATCGCAGTGTGCTGGTTTTTCCAGGTTAGGGTTATTTCATATAGGAAAATATTGTAATAATTTGAGAGATTTGTGTTTGTTTCATAACAAAATCGACGAGAATGGTGAAAGTTGGTTACGTGAATTGGGTTCACGTAACACGGTAATTGAAAAGTTAAATTTTCAAGGtgtaaactttgatataaaagatCTTGTTAATGTTGCAAAAAGTTGCAGTCGGTTGGTTTCTGTTAAGATAGACTGCTGTGATTTTATCCATCTTGTGGAATTTTTTTGGTACGCGGTTAATTTAGAAGAATTTGGTGGTGGTGAATTTAGTGATGATCATAAGGATGAATATAATTATAGTTTCAAGCTTTCCTGA
- the LOC139848648 gene encoding coronatine-insensitive protein 1-like produces the protein MRISPRCDVKIVVPFAHLITELNCEDGFLIGSDDFRELIKSCCNLKVLYTTAQIMDQGLRDISIYCKKLRKLYVGKPGGMVSHVGVNYLAEQCVELECLHTDTVEMTNEVLSNIGKHMKKLKEFKVMDKDRWLNINRFTQLYYFRFS, from the exons ATGAGGATCAGTCCTCGTTGTGATGTAAAAATTGTTGTTCCGTTTGCACATTTGATAACCGAATTGAATTGTGAAGATGGATTTCTTATTGGAAGTGACGACTTTCGTGAGTTGATTAAGAGTTGTTGTAACTTAAAAGTACTATATACAACTGCTCAAATCATGGATCAAGGATTGCGAGACATAAGTATTTATTGCAAGAAGTTGCGCAAACTTTACGTTGGTAAACCAGGTGGCATGGTGTCACATGTTGGGGTTAATTATCTTGCGGAACAATGTGTTGAATTAGAATGTTTACATACTGATACCGTTGAGATGACGAATGAGGTCTTGAGCAATATTGGAAAGCATATGAAAAAGCTTAAAGAATTTAAA GTAATGGATAAGGATCGATGGTTAAACATAAATCGGTTCACACAACTGTACTATTTCAGATTCTCTTAG